In one window of Hymenobacter nivis DNA:
- a CDS encoding multicopper oxidase domain-containing protein, protein MRINPLLFFLLLLLLTVRPARAQTDTTVYRLTLRQEPVVKAGKTVPGMTVNGGIPGPTIRFKEGDYAIIYVKNEMNVPTSVHWHGILAPNFYDGVPYLNTPPIGPGQVQKYAFPIKQSGTYWYHSHTLLQEQSGVYGSIVIAPRQERLTYDKELVLLLSDWTNQKPANVLRFLKRGTEWYNIRKGTATPLNRVIARGAFGAQLNFWKQRMESFGMADIYYDAFLVNGQPVQQYPDFKPGEKVRLRIINGATSTQFWLTFGGEDPLLVAADGQEVVPVPHNKTFIAVAETYDYLVTIPPTGKLEFRAMAQDGSGTTSAYLGTGPVVAAPVLPRPDKIALMQQMAKMDMRMGAPALRFRPNHVDPEQIKANWGMQMGKSGKDGKMGDMQMGGDKPMAGTAMDGMKKMDGMKMPADTAHAGPDKPMSGMKMGADKPMAGMKMGGMDMFAEYNYDYLRATQKTAYADSLPVRNVLLNLTGNMQRYIWSMNGVPLSEADEIPIRVNQITRITYNNLTMMHHPMHLHGHFFRVINANGEYSPLKHTVDVPPMKQVVIEVLGNESGDWFLHCHVLYHLVSGMGRIVSYDTPRDPRLKNYPVSKLVHETNRYYTWGRLGVASHMSSLNLVSSNIRNQFNLSVENGWNRNMESEVTYERYLYDYFRVFGGVNVENFRQRLPAPLTEPGAGGRMVTKTDAKAVVGVRFLTPYLFSLDARIDNQLRPRLSLGRSIMVMPRLLVSGYYEYQADFGWVNTLDNNRRFAKEIVWRTGAEYLLSRNFSLMGSYDNRFGGGGGLNLLF, encoded by the coding sequence ATGAGAATTAACCCCTTACTCTTTTTTCTACTGCTGCTGCTGCTCACGGTCCGGCCGGCCCGGGCCCAGACGGATACGACCGTGTATCGCCTGACTCTGCGGCAGGAGCCGGTAGTGAAGGCCGGTAAAACCGTGCCGGGCATGACCGTCAACGGCGGGATTCCCGGGCCTACTATTCGGTTCAAAGAGGGCGACTACGCCATCATTTACGTCAAGAATGAAATGAACGTGCCGACGTCGGTGCACTGGCACGGGATACTGGCACCCAATTTTTACGACGGCGTGCCCTACCTCAATACGCCGCCCATCGGGCCGGGGCAGGTGCAGAAATATGCGTTTCCGATTAAGCAGTCCGGCACCTACTGGTACCACTCGCACACCCTGCTGCAGGAGCAGAGCGGCGTGTACGGCTCCATCGTCATTGCGCCCCGGCAGGAGCGCCTCACCTACGACAAGGAGCTGGTGCTCCTGCTCTCGGACTGGACGAACCAGAAGCCGGCCAACGTCCTGCGCTTCCTCAAGCGGGGCACCGAGTGGTACAATATCCGCAAGGGGACGGCCACGCCGCTCAACCGCGTGATTGCCCGCGGGGCCTTCGGGGCGCAGCTCAACTTCTGGAAGCAGCGCATGGAGAGCTTCGGCATGGCCGACATCTACTACGACGCCTTCCTGGTAAACGGCCAGCCGGTGCAACAGTATCCGGACTTCAAGCCGGGTGAGAAGGTACGCCTGCGCATCATTAACGGGGCGACGTCGACGCAGTTCTGGCTGACGTTCGGGGGCGAAGACCCGCTGCTGGTGGCGGCCGACGGGCAGGAAGTGGTGCCGGTGCCGCACAACAAAACCTTCATTGCCGTGGCCGAAACCTACGATTACCTGGTCACGATTCCGCCCACCGGCAAGCTCGAGTTTCGGGCGATGGCGCAGGACGGCTCGGGCACCACTTCGGCTTACCTGGGCACGGGCCCGGTGGTGGCCGCCCCGGTGCTGCCCCGGCCCGACAAAATCGCGCTCATGCAGCAGATGGCTAAAATGGACATGCGCATGGGCGCGCCCGCGCTCAGGTTTCGCCCTAACCACGTCGACCCTGAGCAGATAAAAGCCAACTGGGGAATGCAGATGGGTAAGTCGGGTAAAGATGGAAAAATGGGCGATATGCAGATGGGCGGCGATAAGCCAATGGCCGGCACGGCGATGGATGGCATGAAGAAGATGGATGGCATGAAAATGCCCGCCGACACGGCCCACGCCGGGCCCGATAAGCCGATGAGCGGTATGAAAATGGGCGCCGATAAGCCAATGGCCGGAATGAAGATGGGCGGCATGGATATGTTCGCCGAGTACAACTACGATTACTTGCGGGCTACGCAGAAAACGGCCTACGCCGACAGCCTGCCCGTGCGTAATGTCCTGCTCAACCTCACCGGCAACATGCAGCGCTACATCTGGAGCATGAACGGCGTACCCCTGTCGGAGGCGGATGAAATTCCCATCCGGGTCAACCAGATTACCCGCATTACCTACAACAACCTGACGATGATGCACCACCCCATGCACCTGCACGGGCACTTTTTTCGGGTCATCAACGCCAACGGCGAATACTCGCCCCTGAAGCACACGGTGGACGTGCCGCCCATGAAGCAGGTCGTTATCGAGGTGCTGGGCAACGAGTCGGGCGACTGGTTTCTGCACTGCCACGTCCTCTACCACCTGGTGAGCGGGATGGGCCGCATCGTGAGCTACGACACGCCCCGCGACCCGCGTCTGAAAAACTACCCGGTGAGTAAGTTGGTGCACGAAACCAACCGGTACTACACCTGGGGCCGCCTCGGCGTGGCCTCGCACATGAGCTCGCTGAACCTGGTGTCGTCCAACATCCGCAATCAGTTCAACCTGAGCGTAGAGAACGGCTGGAACCGCAACATGGAATCGGAGGTCACCTACGAGCGCTACCTCTACGACTACTTCCGCGTGTTTGGGGGCGTGAACGTGGAGAACTTCCGGCAGCGGCTGCCCGCCCCGCTCACCGAGCCGGGGGCCGGGGGCCGGATGGTCACCAAAACCGATGCCAAGGCCGTGGTCGGGGTCCGCTTCCTGACGCCCTACCTGTTCAGCCTCGATGCCCGCATCGATAATCAGTTGCGGCCCCGCCTGAGCCTGGGCCGGAGCATTATGGTGATGCCGCGGCTCCTCGTGTCCGGCTATTATGAATACCAGGCCGACTTTGGGTGGGTGAATACGCTGGACAACAACCGCCGCTTTGCCAAAGAAATCGTGTGGCGTACCGGGGCCGAATACCTGCTCTCGCGCAACTTCTCATTGATGGGCAGCTACGACAACCGCTTTGGCGGCGGCGGCGGTCTGAACCTACTTTTTTAA
- a CDS encoding NADH-quinone oxidoreductase subunit A — MVNDSRYLLLLGMLACTGVFAGLLYLVKFSLGQSVAEPGKDVPAESGRLAVEPAWVRYHVHYYGFALLFLCFDMEMAFMYPWAVVYKELGITALLDMGVFLLILFLGLVYTWNQGGLKRQ; from the coding sequence ATGGTAAACGACTCCCGCTACCTGTTGCTGCTGGGAATGCTGGCTTGCACCGGAGTCTTTGCCGGGCTGCTCTACCTGGTTAAATTCTCGCTGGGCCAGTCGGTAGCCGAGCCGGGTAAGGACGTGCCCGCCGAAAGCGGCCGGCTGGCCGTGGAGCCCGCCTGGGTGCGGTACCACGTTCACTACTACGGCTTTGCCCTGCTCTTTCTGTGCTTCGATATGGAAATGGCCTTCATGTATCCGTGGGCGGTCGTGTACAAGGAGTTGGGCATCACGGCCCTGCTGGACATGGGCGTTTTCCTGCTGATTTTATTCCTCGGCTTGGTGTATACCTGGAACCAGGGCGGACTGAAACGGCAATAG
- a CDS encoding complex I subunit 1 family protein: MENNNTLPTTLLVGLLFAGGVYALAVLEYWSVAGRLAWARPVRLALKLLAREEIKPRQRDAVFYETAPVLLLAAGTLAAAVLPWSASTPLLSLATGALFVNAAFAYAMVALVLGGWSSNGAYAMIGGWRFLGQLLAYSMPMVMALTATVMRAESMVPVQIVLSQRGLWNIVYQPVGFGLFYLAALALAFLPPFDLPVAAGELAGGAWADFTGARRLVLRLGRLSLVMSLAVTITVFYLGGWQGPGLPGVVWTLLKTLLVAASFFGVGHYVSRVRYDLLLEWSWKYATPAALLNILWVGILLLL, translated from the coding sequence ATGGAAAATAACAACACCCTTCCAACTACGTTGCTGGTCGGGCTGCTCTTCGCGGGCGGCGTGTACGCGCTGGCCGTGCTCGAATACTGGTCGGTGGCCGGGCGACTGGCCTGGGCCCGGCCGGTGCGACTGGCGCTGAAGCTGCTGGCGCGCGAGGAAATCAAGCCCCGCCAGCGGGATGCCGTATTCTACGAAACTGCGCCCGTGCTGCTGCTGGCCGCTGGCACGCTGGCGGCCGCGGTGCTGCCCTGGTCGGCCAGCACGCCGCTGCTGAGCCTGGCCACCGGGGCCCTGTTCGTCAACGCCGCGTTTGCCTACGCGATGGTGGCGCTGGTGCTGGGCGGCTGGTCGAGCAACGGCGCGTACGCCATGATAGGGGGCTGGCGCTTCCTGGGCCAGCTACTGGCCTACTCCATGCCGATGGTGATGGCCCTGACGGCCACCGTGATGCGGGCCGAGTCGATGGTGCCGGTGCAGATTGTGCTTTCCCAGCGCGGCTTATGGAACATCGTCTACCAGCCGGTTGGCTTCGGCCTGTTCTACCTGGCGGCGCTGGCGCTGGCCTTCCTACCCCCCTTCGACTTGCCCGTGGCGGCCGGCGAGCTGGCCGGCGGGGCCTGGGCCGACTTCACGGGGGCCCGGCGGCTGGTGCTCCGGCTCGGGCGCCTGAGCCTGGTGATGAGCTTGGCCGTTACCATCACCGTCTTTTACCTGGGCGGCTGGCAGGGCCCCGGGCTGCCGGGCGTGGTCTGGACGCTTCTGAAAACGCTGCTGGTCGCGGCCTCCTTTTTCGGGGTCGGCCACTACGTTTCCCGGGTTCGGTACGACCTGCTGCTGGAGTGGAGCTGGAAGTACGCCACGCCGGCCGCGCTTTTGAATATTCTGTGGGTTGGAATTCTACTACTGCTATGA
- a CDS encoding NADH-quinone oxidoreductase subunit J family protein codes for MNALQLFFLAGFGLAAVWFGWRVFRTHSMVRSAMSLLACMVALGAMFLVLQAEFLGVLQIMMMAAEMSIMAFFMMMFMMDPGGLGNMNMTHQQKPATALSAAVAALLLALLLSTNWPAPLAQVPTATQQNHDLGIELMTRSMMIFETAGTTILVAMIAAAATALVYPPQPD; via the coding sequence ATGAACGCGCTGCAACTATTTTTTCTGGCCGGGTTTGGGCTGGCTGCCGTCTGGTTTGGCTGGCGGGTGTTCCGCACCCACTCGATGGTGCGCTCGGCCATGTCGCTGCTGGCCTGCATGGTGGCGCTGGGAGCCATGTTTCTGGTGTTGCAGGCCGAGTTTCTGGGCGTGCTGCAAATCATGATGATGGCGGCCGAGATGAGCATCATGGCCTTCTTCATGATGATGTTTATGATGGACCCCGGCGGGCTGGGCAACATGAACATGACGCACCAGCAGAAGCCCGCCACGGCCCTTAGCGCGGCGGTGGCGGCCCTGCTGCTGGCCCTGCTGCTAAGCACCAACTGGCCCGCGCCGCTCGCGCAGGTGCCCACCGCCACCCAGCAGAACCACGATTTGGGCATCGAGCTGATGACCCGCTCCATGATGATTTTTGAAACCGCCGGCACCACCATTCTGGTGGCCATGATTGCCGCCGCGGCGACCGCCCTCGTTTATCCCCCGCAACCCGACTGA